In Gossypium arboreum isolate Shixiya-1 chromosome 6, ASM2569848v2, whole genome shotgun sequence, the following are encoded in one genomic region:
- the LOC128293796 gene encoding uncharacterized protein LOC128293796 yields the protein MTYRELYQNLFNVHVVSPFYLEPLQPPYPKWYDTNAQFEYHAGITGHSIENCTAFKKVVERLIKVGIVRFDDLAKPNVARNPLPNHTDQGVNGISEGLNKKTKYEVAEVRTPLRRVGHEIQDCVEFRALVQNMMNNKEIEFYEETENPVEGDICASGGESTAQNRTPNYPVVIISRPKNNEARVQMPPRVIIQRPAVFPYKNSKKVPWNYDCSVMMPGKESPVDASRGDQGKGFYTRSGRRYDMANEEVQPTKGKAQVVEEMKGKATKPINEPVNEEEAKEFLKFLKHSEYSMVEQLRKQPARISVLALLLSSKVHRSALMKVLNETYVANDISVNKLDHLVNNISADNYIFFNDNEIPPGGMGSTKALHITTRCKGYTLPSVLIDNGSALNVLPLTTLNRLPIDSSHMKECQNIVKAFDGMERKLMGRIEKLKLVSEGRLITIKAEEDIIATVSNNAPYLEIDDEQNFGAKIVQNHEDEPPADDRKRGPTRKGTWETSARKG from the exons ATGAcatatagggagttgtaccagaACCTGTTCAACGTTCATGTAGTATCCCCTTTCTACCTAGAGCCACTGCAGCCcccgtatcccaaatggtatgacacaaacgcCCAATTTGAATACCATGCGGGAATTACCGGGCACTCAATCGAGAATTGTACTGCATTCAAGAAAGTAGTTGAAAGACTCATTAAGGTGGGGATTGTGAGATTTGACGACCTAGCCAAGCCCAATGTAGCAAGAAACCCACTCCCCAATCATACCGACCAAGGAGTGAATGGGATAAGTGAAGGCTTGAATAAGAAGACCAAGTATGAGGTGGCAGAAGTCAGGACCCCGTTGAGGCGG gtggggcatgaaatccaagatTGCGTAGAGTTTAGAGCCCTAGTACAAAACATGATGAACAATAAAGAAATTGAATTCTATGAAGAGACCGAAAACCCTGTAGAGGGAGATATATGTGCATCGGGGGGAGAATCGACGGCACAAAATCGAACGCCTAACTATCCCGTGGTAATCATTTcgagacccaaaaataatgaagccAGAGTACAAATGCCACCGAGAGTCATAATCCAAAGACCTGCAGTTTTCCCTTACAAAAACAGCAAAAAGGTCCCATGGAATTATGATTGCAGTGTAATGATGCCGGGAAAGGAGAGCCCGGTTGACGCTTCAAGAGGGGACCAAGGCAAGGGTTTCTATACACGTAGCGGGAGGCGTTACGATATGGCAAATGAGGAGGTGCAGCCCACAAAAGGAAAAGCCCAGGTGGTTGAGGAAATGAAGGGAAAAGCAACCAAACCTATTAATGAGCCAGTTAATGAAGAGGAGGCcaaggagtttttaaaattcctaaagcatagCGAATACAGCATGGTGGAACAGCTACGTAAACAACCAGCCCGTATTTCGGTGTTGGCCTTACTTCTAAGCTCGAAAGTTCATCGTAGCGCGCTAATGAAGGTCTTAAATGAGACATACGTTGCCAATGACATCTCCGTTAACAAGCTGGACCATTTGGTAAACAACATAAGTGCCGACAATTATATCTTCTTTAATGACAACGAGATACCACCCGGGGGCATGGGGTCGACTAAAGCTCTGCATATCACCACGCGCTGTAAAGGGTACACGCTGCCAAGCGTACTGATTGACAATGGGTCAGCTTTGAACGTCCTACCTTTGACCACGCTGAATAGATTACCTATagacagctctcacatgaagGAGTGCCAGAACATCGTAAAAGCATTTGATGGCATGGAGAGAAAGTTGATGGGCAGAATTGAG AAATTGAAGCTAGTATCGGAAGGGAGATTGATAACGATCAAGGCTGAGGAGGATATTATTGCAACTGTGAGCAATAATGCACCCTATTTGGAGATAGATGATGAA CAAAATTTCGGTGCCAAAATTGTCCAAAACCACGAGGATGAGCCTCCAGCTGACGATCGGAAGAGGGGCCCTACTCGGAAGGGGACTTgggagacatctgcaaggaaGGGTTGA